In Arthrobacter sp. SLBN-112, a genomic segment contains:
- a CDS encoding ATP-binding cassette domain-containing protein, translating into MSHAVQSSPRPDVSTQTPALEVRGLGKSFPIGGLFSQGSVRALHGIDLTIGRGEIVALVGESGSGKSTLARCVARLEKPSSGEILIDGVDVLKRDRFQASRAFRSQLQMVFQDPFGSLNPAHRVEHFLRRSLAIHRKGGGSETETHRRLEELMTTVGLQADMLNSYPHELSGGQRQRVAIARALAVEPQVILADEPTSMLDVSVRIGVLNLMRKLRDEQGISMLYITHDLASARYLADRTAVMFAGELVEEGESLDLLSNPGHPYTQLLVSAVPDPARAGSYDPVRRAELRQAVMASAHCAYDGDPNQACSAEEPVRHQVGDREKRHWVRCHRYQPWAGSDGHALAGEPTPPNLPASNTHEKASA; encoded by the coding sequence ATGAGCCACGCTGTTCAGTCTTCACCACGTCCAGACGTTTCCACCCAAACGCCCGCCCTCGAGGTCCGCGGACTGGGCAAGTCTTTCCCCATCGGTGGCCTGTTCTCCCAGGGGTCCGTCCGGGCCCTGCACGGCATCGACCTGACCATTGGCCGCGGCGAAATCGTTGCCCTCGTGGGAGAGTCCGGGTCGGGCAAAAGCACCCTCGCCCGCTGCGTTGCCCGGCTGGAAAAGCCGAGCTCCGGCGAGATCCTGATCGACGGCGTCGACGTCCTCAAGCGCGACCGCTTCCAAGCATCACGAGCCTTCCGCTCCCAACTGCAGATGGTCTTCCAGGACCCCTTCGGCTCGCTGAATCCTGCCCACAGAGTGGAGCACTTCCTGCGGAGGTCGCTGGCGATCCACCGGAAGGGCGGCGGCTCCGAGACGGAGACCCACCGCCGTCTCGAAGAGCTTATGACCACCGTTGGCCTGCAGGCGGACATGCTGAACTCCTACCCGCACGAGCTCTCCGGCGGTCAGCGCCAGCGGGTTGCGATTGCCCGCGCCCTCGCCGTTGAACCACAAGTCATCCTGGCCGACGAACCCACCTCCATGCTGGATGTTTCAGTCCGGATCGGCGTGCTGAACCTGATGCGAAAGCTCCGCGACGAGCAGGGCATCTCCATGCTCTACATCACCCACGACCTCGCGTCCGCCCGCTACCTGGCAGACCGGACAGCGGTGATGTTCGCCGGGGAACTCGTCGAAGAAGGCGAGTCCCTGGATTTGCTCTCAAACCCCGGCCACCCCTACACGCAACTCCTCGTTTCGGCTGTCCCGGACCCCGCCAGGGCAGGTTCGTATGATCCTGTCCGTCGTGCCGAACTGCGGCAAGCGGTCATGGCGTCGGCGCATTGCGCTTACGACGGCGACCCGAACCAGGCCTGTTCGGCCGAGGAACCCGTGCGCCATCAGGTTGGAGACCGCGAAAAGCGCCATTGGGTGCGCTGCCACCGCTACCAGCCGTGGGCTGGTAGCGACGGCCATGCACTGGCGGGCGAACCGACGCCACCCAACCTCCCGGCGTCGAACACTCACGAAAAGGCCTCCGCATGA
- a CDS encoding glycoside hydrolase family 32 protein, which translates to MTELTHPLATVPQDELVGRAESDPLRPRFHFVSPAGWLNDPNGVSQWNGTYHLFYQYNPEGAFHHRIRWGHATSTDLITWTDQPVALEPSAGPDAEGCWSGVLVNDDGTPTLVYSGRLEGKELPCVAVGSPDLLTWTKDPGNPVIAAPPVGVDITAYRDHCVWREGTKWRQLVGSGIRGRGGTAFLYESSNLRSWDYIGPLFIGDASQGDPEDNDWTGTMWECVDLFRAGKGSLGSAPSDGSPDVLVFSAWDDGDTRHPLYWTGRYAGDTFEPAALHRLDYGGRFFYAPQSFQDESGRRVMFGWMQEGRSDTAMVEAGWSGVMSLPRIVTAAGDGTLRFAPVPEIKKLRRDHVSLPGQTLSSTSAALELGLSGTQLDLELDLQLAPGAQLRLGVLGSTDTLTSAIPDEETVIELLRATDGSTNGTLRLDRARSSLDPTVDVEEKAGPVPMPEGRVHLRVILDRSAVEIFANGIPLTARVYPTLGGEQVRLAAEGAAQILSLDAWTMAEIHEGPRSLFP; encoded by the coding sequence ATGACTGAACTGACCCACCCGCTCGCCACCGTGCCTCAGGATGAGCTGGTTGGCCGCGCCGAGTCCGATCCTCTCCGGCCACGCTTCCACTTCGTGTCACCCGCCGGTTGGCTCAACGATCCCAACGGCGTCAGTCAATGGAACGGCACGTACCACCTCTTTTACCAGTACAACCCAGAAGGCGCTTTCCACCACCGCATTCGGTGGGGTCATGCCACCAGCACCGATCTGATCACGTGGACGGACCAGCCTGTTGCCTTGGAACCGTCCGCAGGGCCCGATGCCGAGGGCTGCTGGTCCGGGGTCCTGGTGAACGACGACGGCACCCCCACCCTGGTTTATTCGGGGCGGTTAGAGGGCAAGGAGCTGCCCTGCGTCGCCGTAGGGTCACCGGACCTTCTGACCTGGACCAAGGACCCCGGAAACCCTGTGATCGCAGCGCCGCCGGTTGGCGTGGACATCACGGCGTACCGGGATCACTGCGTCTGGCGTGAGGGAACGAAGTGGCGGCAGTTGGTGGGTTCAGGCATTCGTGGGCGCGGCGGAACGGCGTTCTTGTACGAGTCCTCGAACCTGCGATCGTGGGATTACATCGGGCCGTTGTTCATCGGCGATGCCTCGCAGGGCGATCCTGAGGACAACGATTGGACGGGGACCATGTGGGAATGCGTGGACCTGTTCCGGGCAGGGAAGGGTTCGCTGGGGTCTGCCCCTTCTGATGGATCCCCCGATGTGCTGGTCTTTTCCGCATGGGACGACGGCGACACCCGCCACCCGCTGTACTGGACCGGCAGGTATGCCGGGGATACCTTCGAGCCCGCAGCGCTGCACCGTCTCGACTACGGAGGCCGGTTCTTCTACGCGCCGCAATCGTTCCAGGATGAATCGGGCCGACGTGTCATGTTCGGCTGGATGCAGGAAGGCCGAAGTGATACCGCCATGGTGGAGGCCGGCTGGTCAGGAGTCATGAGCCTGCCGCGGATCGTCACGGCGGCCGGCGACGGTACACTCCGCTTCGCACCCGTCCCGGAAATCAAGAAGCTGCGCCGTGACCATGTGAGTCTGCCCGGACAGACGTTGTCCAGTACATCGGCGGCCTTGGAACTTGGCTTGTCCGGCACGCAACTCGACCTCGAACTGGACCTCCAACTGGCACCGGGCGCCCAGCTGCGGCTGGGCGTCCTGGGCTCCACGGACACGCTTACCTCCGCCATACCCGACGAGGAAACCGTCATCGAGCTGCTCAGGGCAACCGACGGCTCCACCAACGGCACGCTCCGCCTGGACCGCGCGCGAAGCAGCCTCGATCCCACCGTTGATGTGGAAGAGAAGGCCGGACCCGTCCCCATGCCCGAAGGGCGGGTGCACCTGCGTGTCATCCTGGACCGATCCGCCGTCGAAATTTTTGCCAACGGAATCCCGCTCACGGCCCGCGTTTACCCCACCCTCGGCGGGGAACAAGTCAGGCTTGCCGCCGAAGGCGCGGCCCAGATACTTTCCCTCGACGCGTGGACGATGGCCGAAATCCATGAGGGTCCCCGGAGCCTCTTCCCCTGA
- a CDS encoding Hsp20/alpha crystallin family protein, with translation MLCTPSGLLHSLDRLFDSQRFRCEFRYGPFSRSIPLPDDVKERDIKATYSDGVLEVPAHLSDQAAQPAPPKTPAVVHGPYRRSGPAHTITAVLFQAAGQLLSPGFTQQRSPRKCAAGDLVSTQQWTPNGNVEHSRYGTRLR, from the coding sequence ATGTTATGCACCCCGTCTGGGCTGCTGCACTCCCTGGACAGACTGTTTGACTCCCAGCGCTTCCGGTGCGAATTCCGGTACGGACCCTTCAGCCGCAGCATCCCGCTTCCCGACGATGTTAAGGAACGAGATATCAAGGCCACCTACTCCGACGGGGTATTGGAAGTCCCTGCGCACCTTTCGGACCAAGCAGCGCAGCCGGCGCCCCCGAAGACACCGGCAGTGGTTCATGGACCGTACCGGCGCAGCGGCCCTGCCCACACCATCACCGCCGTGCTGTTCCAGGCAGCTGGCCAGCTCCTGTCCCCGGGATTCACACAGCAGCGGTCGCCACGCAAATGTGCTGCCGGAGACCTGGTGAGCACACAACAGTGGACACCCAATGGCAATGTCGAGCACAGCAGGTATGGCACCCGATTGCGATGA